From the Solanum stenotomum isolate F172 chromosome 4, ASM1918654v1, whole genome shotgun sequence genome, one window contains:
- the LOC125862978 gene encoding NADH dehydrogenase [ubiquinone] 1 beta subcomplex subunit 10-A-like, with amino-acid sequence MGRKKGVQFDEGAPDDFDPNNPYKDPVAFLEMREHLVREKWIDIEKAKILREKLRWCYRIEGINHLQKCRHLVQQYLDATRGVGWGKDLRPPFMHGPKVVEAVESE; translated from the exons ATGGGGAGGAAGAAAGGAGTACAGTTCGATGAAGGAGCACCCGATGATTTCGACCCGAATAACCCGTATAAGGATCCGGTAGCTTTCCTCGAGATGAGGGAGCATTTGGTGAGGGAGAAGTGGATCGACATTGAAAAAGCCAAGATCCTCCGTGAAAAGCTCCGTTGGTGCTACCGTATCGAAGGTATTAACCATCTTCAGAAGTGCCGCCACCTTGTTCAGCAGTATCTTGACGCAACCCGCGGTGTTGGGTGGGGCAAGGACCTTCGTCCTCCCTTTATGCATG GGCCTAAGGTGGTTGAAGCTGTTGAGTCCGAATGA
- the LOC125863240 gene encoding kinesin-like protein KIN-14P isoform X2, with the protein MNSILDRVAKDYGRRNSSSVYSSGDVFEPLSSSNAKQRAKLVEWFNSVLPHLSLPINASDEDLRALLIDGSVLCQLLNKLKPGSVPECGGTVHSPELRSENIRRFLSAMDEMGLPRFHASDLEQGSMKIVLECLLTLQAEFKLNDGGYNSSTVLSSKYGADASRRWKLLGENLGCGDFSYIEEFSSRTHSTSSLGERMKTGSDSKFQRALRSPVVTEPSAALIHHVGHKFHEVFQLKQGSHTEIPAARISEMMRSNSLDIAPTQSLLSVVNGILDESVERKNGEIPQRVACLLRKVVQEIERRISTQAEHLRTQSNLFKSREEKYQSRIRIMEHLATGTSEETQIVMNQLHQIKNEKNKAEEKKKIEEQDVPRLKEKDDQIAALKQELEMAKRSYESKENEDHGQNITALKKELEIVKKSYESKEKEDNKEIIALKQEMEIVKKSYELKENEDKKEITALKQEMKIVKKSYELKGKEADSQEITALKQELEIVKKSYESKENEDNKEITALKQEMEIVKKSYELKGKEADSQEITALKQELEIVKKSYESKEKEEHRQEIAALKQELETVKNSYESNEKEDHRREIADLKQEMEIAKILYEQHTLEMKEKATEAQQELEETLKEAMSLLTESRNRIKELETFAQSNSHSWKKKEHIYQIFADYQLGALRELKFSSQSIRQEVVKTQQSYVEEFNQLGAIVRALGHAAANYSALLAENRKLHNEVQELKGNIRVYCRIRPFLRGQKEKQSVVEYIGENGELIIVNPSKQGKEGRRSFKFNKVYNPAATQADVYSDIQPLIQSVLDGYNVCIFAYGQTGSGKTYTMTGPDKATEENWGVNYRALNDIFRISQTRVNTFTYEITVQMMEIYNEQVRDLLSSDGSPRKYPFIYCMPNGLAVPEASMHTVNKTSDVLNLMDIGLRNRARGSTAMNERSSRSHSVVTIHVRGMDIKSGSSMRSSLHLVDLAGSERVDRSEVTGDRLKEAQHINKSLSALGDVIYALAQKNAHVPYRNSKLTQVLQTSLGGQAKTLMFVQLNPEVGSHSETTSTLKFAERASGVELGAARSSKEGRDVRDLMEQVGSLKETISQKDNEIEKLQLIKDKKIC; encoded by the exons ATGAACTCTATCCTGGATCGCGTAGCCAAAGATTATGGTAGACGGAACAGCTCAAGTGTGTATAGTAGTGGGGATGTCTTTGAGCCTTTGTCAAGTAGTAACG CTAAGCAACGGGCAAAATTGGTAGAATGGTTTAATAGTGTTCTTCCTCACTTGAGTTTGCCAATAAATGCTTCTGATGAGGATTTACGAGCATTGTTGATTGATGGTTCTGTCTTATGCCAATTATTGAATAAGTTGAAACCAGGTTCTGTACCTGAG tgtggtGGTACAGTACACTCTCCAGAGCTACGTTCAGAAAATATTAGAAGGTTTTTGTCTGCTATGGATGAAATGGGCTTGCCCAGGTTCCACGCATCAGACTTGGAACAG GGTTCCATGAAAATAGTACTGGAATGCCTTTTAACACTTCAGGCAGAATTTAAGCTGAATGATGGAGGATACAATTCGAGCACAGTATTATCCAGTAAATATGGAGCTGATGCAAGCAGAAGATGGAAACTGTTGGGTGAAAATTTGGGATGTGGTGATTTTTCATACATAGAAgaattttcatcaagaactcactCTACCTCATCCCTAGGAGAACGGATGAAGACAGGATCAGATTCAAAATTCCAGCGTGCGTTGAGAAGTCCTGTAGTGACAG AGCCATCGGCCGCATTAATACATCACGTTGGACATAAGTTCCATGAAGTATTTCAGCTTAAACAAGGGAGCCACACTGAAATTCCTGCTGCAAGGATTTCGGAAATGATGAGATCTAACAGTTTGGAT atTGCCCCAACGCAGTCACTTCTAAGTGTTGTAAATGGGATTCTCGATGAAAGCGTTGAGCGGAAGAATGGAGAGATACCTCAA CGTGTAGCGTGCCTATTGAGAAAAGTGGTGCAAGAAATTGAGCGGCGGATATCTACTCAAGCTGAACATCTTAGAACG caaagcaatctattcaagtCTCGTGAAGAGAAATACCAGTCAAGGATCAGAATCATGGAACACCTTGCAACTGGAACTAGTGAAGAGACACAG ATTGTCATGAACCAGCTTCATCAGATTAAG AATGAGAAGAACAAAgcggaagagaagaagaaaattgaggAGCAGGATGTGCCTAGATTGAAAGAGAAGGACGATCAAATTGCCGCATTGAAGCAAGAACTGGAAATGGCTAAGAGGTCCTATGAATCGAAAGAGAACGAAGATCATGGACAAAATATCACAGCTTTGAAGAAAGAGCTGGAAATAGTTAAGAAATCATATGAATCGAAAGAGAAGGAAGataataaagaaattatagCTTTGAAGCAAGAAATGGAAATAGTTAAGAAATCGTATGAATTGAAAGAGAACGAAGATAAGAAAGAAATCACAGCTTTGAAGCAAGAAATGAAAATAGTTAAGAAATCGTATGAATTGAAAGGGAAGGAAGCTGATAGTCAAGAAATCACAGCTTTGAAGCAAGAACTGGAAATAGTTAAGAAATCGTATGAATCGAAAGAGAACGAAGATAATAAAGAAATCACAGCTTTGAAGCAAGAAATGGAAATAGTTAAGAAATCGTATGAATTGAAAGGGAAGGAAGCTGATAGTCAAGAAATCACAGCTTTGAAGCAAGAACTGGAAATAGTTAAGAAATCGTACGAATcgaaagaaaaggaagaacataGACAAGAAATAGCAGCTTTGAAGCAAGAACTAGAAACAGTTAAGAACTCGTATGAATCGAACGAGAAGGAAGATCATAGGCGAGAAATCGCAGATTTGAAGCAAGAAATGGAAATAGCTAAAATATTGTATGAACAACACACCctagaaatgaaagaaaaggcTACAGAAGCTCAACAAGAACTTGAGGAGACGTTGAAGGAGGCCATGAGCCTTTTGACAGAATCAAGAAATAGGATAAAGGAACTTGAGACATTTGCTCAATCAAACTCTCACAGTTGGAAGAAGAAGGAGCATATTTACCAAATATTTGCAGACTACCAGCTGGGTGCACTGCGT GAACTGAAGTTTTCTTCTCAGTCAATAAGGCAAGAAGTGGTGAAAACTCAGCAGAGCTACGTGGAGGAATTCAATCAACTAG GTGCAATAGTGAGAGCACTTGGACATGCAGCTGCAAACTACTCTGCACTCCTTGCTGAGAATCGCAAACTGCACAATGAGGTGCAGGAGCTAAAAG GAAATATCAGAGTATATTGTCGAATTAGGCCATTCCTTCGTGGACAAAAGGAAAAGCAATCAGTTGTTGAATACATTGGAGAAAATGGGGAGCTGATTATTGTAAATCCTTCCAAACAAGGAAAGGAAGGCCGCAGGTCTTTCAAGTTTAATAAGGTCTACAATCCAGCTGCAACACAAG CTGATGTATATTCAGATATTCAACCATTAATACAGTCCGTGCTTGATGGATATAATGTGTGTATATTTGCCTATGGTCAGACTGGATCAGGGAAAACATACACCATG ACTGGCCCAGACAAAGCGACCGAGGAGAATTGGGGTGTCAATTATCGAGctttaaatgatattttcagaATTTCTCAAACGAGAGTGAACACCTTCACATATGAAATTACAGTTCAAATGATGGAAATATATAACGAACAAGTTCGTGACTTACTCTCAAGTGATGGTTCACCAAGGAAATATCCTTTTATTTACTGCATG CCTAATGGATTAGCTGTTCCAGAAGCAAGCATGCATACAGTAAACAAGACCTCTGATGTCTTAAATTTGATGGATATTGGATTAAGAAATCGAGCAAGAGGTTCCACTGCAATGAATGAAAGAAGTAGTCGGTCGCACAG TGTTGTCACTATTCATGTTCGTGGGATGGATATTAAGAGTGGTTCATCCATGCGTAGTAGTCTTCATTTGGTGGACCTTGCTGGAAGTGAAAGAGTCGACCGCTCTGAGGTGACTGGCGATAGACTGAAAGAGGCGCAGCATATAAATAAGTCATTATCTGCCCTAGGAGATGTCATTTATGCTTTGGCACAAAAGAATGCCCATGTTCCATACAGAAACAGCAAGCTGACTCAAGTCCTTCAGACTTCATTag GTGGTCAAGCAAAGACACTTATGTTTGTACAGCTTAATCCTGAAGTTGGTTCACATTCAGAAACCACGAGCACATTAAAATTTGCTGAAAGAGCATCTGGAGTAGAGCTAGGTGCTGCTCGAAGTAGTAAAGAGGGCAGGGATGTAAGAGATTTAATGGAGCAG GTTGGATCTCTCAAGGAAACGATATCTCAGAAAGACAATGAGATTGAGAAACTGCAGCTGatcaaagataaaaaaatatgctAA
- the LOC125863240 gene encoding kinesin-like protein KIN-14K isoform X1, whose translation MNSILDRVAKDYGRRNSSSVYSSGDVFEPLSSSNAKQRAKLVEWFNSVLPHLSLPINASDEDLRALLIDGSVLCQLLNKLKPGSVPECGGTVHSPELRSENIRRFLSAMDEMGLPRFHASDLEQGSMKIVLECLLTLQAEFKLNDGGYNSSTVLSSKYGADASRRWKLLGENLGCGDFSYIEEFSSRTHSTSSLGERMKTGSDSKFQRALRSPVVTEPSAALIHHVGHKFHEVFQLKQGSHTEIPAARISEMMRSNSLDIAPTQSLLSVVNGILDESVERKNGEIPQRVACLLRKVVQEIERRISTQAEHLRTQSNLFKSREEKYQSRIRIMEHLATGTSEETQIVMNQLHQIKNEKNKAEEKKKIEEQDVPRLKEKDDQIAALKQELEMAKRSYESKENEDHGQNITALKKELEIVKKSYESKEKEDNKEIIALKQEMEIVKKSYELKENEDKKEITALKQEMKIVKKSYELKGKEADSQEITALKQELEIVKKSYESKENEDNKEITALKQEMEIVKKSYELKGKEADSQEITALKQELEIVKKSYESKEKEEHRQEIAALKQELETVKNSYESNEKEDHRREIADLKQEMEIAKILYEQHTLEMKEKATEAQQELEETLKEAMSLLTESRNRIKELETFAQSNSHSWKKKEHIYQIFADYQLGALRELKFSSQSIRQEVVKTQQSYVEEFNQLGAIVRALGHAAANYSALLAENRKLHNEVQELKGNIRVYCRIRPFLRGQKEKQSVVEYIGENGELIIVNPSKQGKEGRRSFKFNKVYNPAATQADVYSDIQPLIQSVLDGYNVCIFAYGQTGSGKTYTMTGPDKATEENWGVNYRALNDIFRISQTRVNTFTYEITVQMMEIYNEQVRDLLSSDGSPRKYPFIYCMVSDLLLSNIK comes from the exons ATGAACTCTATCCTGGATCGCGTAGCCAAAGATTATGGTAGACGGAACAGCTCAAGTGTGTATAGTAGTGGGGATGTCTTTGAGCCTTTGTCAAGTAGTAACG CTAAGCAACGGGCAAAATTGGTAGAATGGTTTAATAGTGTTCTTCCTCACTTGAGTTTGCCAATAAATGCTTCTGATGAGGATTTACGAGCATTGTTGATTGATGGTTCTGTCTTATGCCAATTATTGAATAAGTTGAAACCAGGTTCTGTACCTGAG tgtggtGGTACAGTACACTCTCCAGAGCTACGTTCAGAAAATATTAGAAGGTTTTTGTCTGCTATGGATGAAATGGGCTTGCCCAGGTTCCACGCATCAGACTTGGAACAG GGTTCCATGAAAATAGTACTGGAATGCCTTTTAACACTTCAGGCAGAATTTAAGCTGAATGATGGAGGATACAATTCGAGCACAGTATTATCCAGTAAATATGGAGCTGATGCAAGCAGAAGATGGAAACTGTTGGGTGAAAATTTGGGATGTGGTGATTTTTCATACATAGAAgaattttcatcaagaactcactCTACCTCATCCCTAGGAGAACGGATGAAGACAGGATCAGATTCAAAATTCCAGCGTGCGTTGAGAAGTCCTGTAGTGACAG AGCCATCGGCCGCATTAATACATCACGTTGGACATAAGTTCCATGAAGTATTTCAGCTTAAACAAGGGAGCCACACTGAAATTCCTGCTGCAAGGATTTCGGAAATGATGAGATCTAACAGTTTGGAT atTGCCCCAACGCAGTCACTTCTAAGTGTTGTAAATGGGATTCTCGATGAAAGCGTTGAGCGGAAGAATGGAGAGATACCTCAA CGTGTAGCGTGCCTATTGAGAAAAGTGGTGCAAGAAATTGAGCGGCGGATATCTACTCAAGCTGAACATCTTAGAACG caaagcaatctattcaagtCTCGTGAAGAGAAATACCAGTCAAGGATCAGAATCATGGAACACCTTGCAACTGGAACTAGTGAAGAGACACAG ATTGTCATGAACCAGCTTCATCAGATTAAG AATGAGAAGAACAAAgcggaagagaagaagaaaattgaggAGCAGGATGTGCCTAGATTGAAAGAGAAGGACGATCAAATTGCCGCATTGAAGCAAGAACTGGAAATGGCTAAGAGGTCCTATGAATCGAAAGAGAACGAAGATCATGGACAAAATATCACAGCTTTGAAGAAAGAGCTGGAAATAGTTAAGAAATCATATGAATCGAAAGAGAAGGAAGataataaagaaattatagCTTTGAAGCAAGAAATGGAAATAGTTAAGAAATCGTATGAATTGAAAGAGAACGAAGATAAGAAAGAAATCACAGCTTTGAAGCAAGAAATGAAAATAGTTAAGAAATCGTATGAATTGAAAGGGAAGGAAGCTGATAGTCAAGAAATCACAGCTTTGAAGCAAGAACTGGAAATAGTTAAGAAATCGTATGAATCGAAAGAGAACGAAGATAATAAAGAAATCACAGCTTTGAAGCAAGAAATGGAAATAGTTAAGAAATCGTATGAATTGAAAGGGAAGGAAGCTGATAGTCAAGAAATCACAGCTTTGAAGCAAGAACTGGAAATAGTTAAGAAATCGTACGAATcgaaagaaaaggaagaacataGACAAGAAATAGCAGCTTTGAAGCAAGAACTAGAAACAGTTAAGAACTCGTATGAATCGAACGAGAAGGAAGATCATAGGCGAGAAATCGCAGATTTGAAGCAAGAAATGGAAATAGCTAAAATATTGTATGAACAACACACCctagaaatgaaagaaaaggcTACAGAAGCTCAACAAGAACTTGAGGAGACGTTGAAGGAGGCCATGAGCCTTTTGACAGAATCAAGAAATAGGATAAAGGAACTTGAGACATTTGCTCAATCAAACTCTCACAGTTGGAAGAAGAAGGAGCATATTTACCAAATATTTGCAGACTACCAGCTGGGTGCACTGCGT GAACTGAAGTTTTCTTCTCAGTCAATAAGGCAAGAAGTGGTGAAAACTCAGCAGAGCTACGTGGAGGAATTCAATCAACTAG GTGCAATAGTGAGAGCACTTGGACATGCAGCTGCAAACTACTCTGCACTCCTTGCTGAGAATCGCAAACTGCACAATGAGGTGCAGGAGCTAAAAG GAAATATCAGAGTATATTGTCGAATTAGGCCATTCCTTCGTGGACAAAAGGAAAAGCAATCAGTTGTTGAATACATTGGAGAAAATGGGGAGCTGATTATTGTAAATCCTTCCAAACAAGGAAAGGAAGGCCGCAGGTCTTTCAAGTTTAATAAGGTCTACAATCCAGCTGCAACACAAG CTGATGTATATTCAGATATTCAACCATTAATACAGTCCGTGCTTGATGGATATAATGTGTGTATATTTGCCTATGGTCAGACTGGATCAGGGAAAACATACACCATG ACTGGCCCAGACAAAGCGACCGAGGAGAATTGGGGTGTCAATTATCGAGctttaaatgatattttcagaATTTCTCAAACGAGAGTGAACACCTTCACATATGAAATTACAGTTCAAATGATGGAAATATATAACGAACAAGTTCGTGACTTACTCTCAAGTGATGGTTCACCAAGGAAATATCCTTTTATTTACTGCATGGTATCTGATTTGTTACTTTCAAACATTAAATGA